In Hemitrygon akajei chromosome 9, sHemAka1.3, whole genome shotgun sequence, the following are encoded in one genomic region:
- the uts1 gene encoding urotensin 1 isoform X2, translating into MTTTPLIFIATCLLLVSHISPAVCRAADLGIFNRLRSNISTASGEDNDQVLSYILREKLLQPLEQNPNYMELHSRSSLDQILNEILETSHLWNELFPNTETPVSIQGAELDLVPAFSEHSKRSASTINSLDLSLHLLKEIIRMSKNKNQLIQAEENRKIMEAIGK; encoded by the coding sequence ATGACAACAACACCATTGATTTTCATTGCAACCTGTTTGCTACTTGTCAGCCACATCTCCCCTGCTGTGTGTCGTGCTGCAGATCTGGGTATTTTCAACAGACTgcgttccaatatcagcacagcCAGTGGTGAAGATAATGATCAAGTTCTTTCCTACattctgagggaaaagttactCCAACCTTTGGAGCAGAATCCAAACTACATGGAGCTTCACTCTCGGTCATCCTTGGATCAGATTCTGAATGAGATCCTTGAAACCAGTCACCTCTGGAATGAGCTTTTCCCAAACACAGAAACACCAGTGTCTATTCAAGGAGCAGAACTTGATTTGGTGCCAGCTTTTTCTGAACACTCAAAGAGATCGGCTTCCACAATCAACTCCCTGGATCTCTCACTTCACCTTTTGAAGGAAATTATTAGGATGAGCAAGAATAAGAATCAATTGATACAGGCAGAGGAAAATCGGAAAATTATGGAGGCCATTGGCAAATGA